The Halogranum gelatinilyticum genome includes a window with the following:
- a CDS encoding poly(R)-hydroxyalkanoic acid synthase subunit PhaE codes for MSNYPSEMYAPEKWSAFMENMNETFLDQLEQNVEAQAKFVESWMDAVDESADEERLTEGLEGYARAYEVWMNAAETQFERASDVIEGEDVSPEEFRDIWLNAANESFKEVMSTSAFAAATGQTVEDVLELQQEVDKQAEDTLHQLGFATEGDVVEVGERLVELERRQHAVEQKLDRVLAAIEE; via the coding sequence ATGTCAAACTATCCGTCAGAGATGTACGCCCCCGAGAAGTGGAGTGCGTTCATGGAGAACATGAACGAGACGTTCCTCGACCAGTTGGAACAGAACGTCGAGGCACAGGCGAAGTTCGTCGAGTCGTGGATGGACGCCGTCGACGAATCGGCGGACGAAGAGCGGCTCACCGAGGGACTCGAGGGCTACGCCCGCGCCTACGAGGTGTGGATGAACGCCGCCGAGACCCAGTTCGAGCGCGCGAGCGACGTCATCGAGGGCGAGGACGTCTCGCCGGAGGAGTTCCGTGACATCTGGCTCAACGCCGCCAACGAGTCGTTCAAGGAGGTCATGAGCACCTCCGCGTTCGCTGCCGCGACCGGCCAGACCGTCGAGGACGTCCTCGAACTCCAACAGGAGGTCGACAAACAGGCCGAAGACACGCTCCACCAGCTCGGCTTCGCCACCGAGGGCGACGTCGTCGAGGTGGGCGAACGGCTCGTCGAACTCGAACGCCGCCAGCACGCCGTCGAGCAGAAGCTCGACCGTGTCCTCGCGGCGATAGAAGAATGA
- a CDS encoding AbrB/MazE/SpoVT family DNA-binding domain-containing protein, giving the protein MTNDEMPWSPAAFASQFQRASEEFSDQQMELFEQMLSAGGMANGAGRSTKQSVGDVDPMNAAVFKTRVQSGGRISIPDAEREALDIDEGDLVQTFVIPIKRTRGDSNE; this is encoded by the coding sequence ATGACGAACGACGAGATGCCGTGGTCGCCCGCCGCCTTCGCGAGCCAGTTCCAACGCGCGAGCGAGGAGTTCAGCGACCAGCAGATGGAGTTGTTCGAACAGATGCTCTCGGCGGGCGGGATGGCCAACGGGGCCGGCCGTTCGACGAAACAGAGCGTCGGCGACGTCGACCCCATGAACGCCGCCGTGTTCAAGACCCGCGTGCAGAGCGGGGGTCGTATCAGCATCCCAGACGCCGAGCGCGAGGCGCTCGACATCGACGAGGGCGATCTCGTCCAGACGTTCGTCATCCCGATCAAGCGGACCCGTGGTGATTCCAATGAGTGA
- a CDS encoding MaoC family dehydratase, whose protein sequence is MSNRQSSATEGVSNVTQAWLRASSHLMNSAVEANRATLAAFGLVDRDGEEDTRADAGTPSVAYNREDWVTERTVDRPEHITVGDHVAFTKTISQDDVAVFAEASGDTNRLHLDPEFAEDTRFGRNIAHGTLVSGLISAALARLPGLTIYLSQDVEFTGPVDIGDRLTATVEIVEDLGNNRYLLSTDVHKEDGKQIIEGEAVVLIDDVPE, encoded by the coding sequence ATGAGTAACCGACAATCGAGTGCGACAGAGGGTGTATCGAACGTGACGCAGGCGTGGCTTCGGGCGTCGAGTCATCTGATGAACAGTGCCGTCGAGGCGAACCGGGCGACACTCGCCGCCTTCGGTCTCGTCGACCGCGACGGCGAGGAAGACACTCGGGCCGACGCCGGGACGCCCTCGGTCGCCTACAACCGCGAGGACTGGGTGACAGAGCGGACCGTCGACCGGCCCGAACACATCACCGTCGGCGACCACGTCGCGTTTACGAAGACCATCTCGCAGGACGACGTGGCGGTCTTCGCGGAGGCGAGCGGCGACACCAACCGCCTGCATCTGGACCCCGAGTTCGCCGAGGACACGCGGTTCGGCCGCAACATCGCCCACGGGACGCTCGTCTCGGGACTCATCAGTGCCGCGCTCGCACGGCTCCCCGGCCTGACCATCTATCTCTCGCAGGACGTCGAGTTCACCGGACCCGTCGACATCGGCGACCGGCTGACGGCCACCGTCGAGATCGTCGAAGACCTCGGCAACAACCGGTATCTGCTCTCGACCGACGTCCACAAGGAGGACGGGAAACAGATCATCGAAGGTGAGGCCGTCGTCCTCATCGACGACGTGCCGGAGTAG
- a CDS encoding TrmB family transcriptional regulator has translation MKPQTINTSPEQSTETPTAPSFADFTLPSSLDSTGTKLVYLYLDATNGGDIADLRASLGMKTITLYPILQTLETNGLVKRDGDEYHIAS, from the coding sequence ATGAAGCCCCAGACCATCAACACCAGCCCGGAACAGAGTACCGAGACGCCGACCGCTCCCAGCTTCGCCGACTTCACGCTCCCGTCGAGTCTCGACTCGACGGGGACGAAGCTCGTCTACCTGTATCTCGACGCGACCAACGGCGGCGACATCGCCGACCTCCGCGCGTCGCTCGGCATGAAGACCATCACGCTGTACCCCATCCTCCAGACGCTAGAGACGAACGGTCTCGTCAAGCGCGACGGCGACGAATACCACATCGCATCGTAG
- a CDS encoding L-lactate dehydrogenase: MPANDHTTVAVVGVGAVGSTTAFSLVTHGVASELILVDVDEARATGEAMDLNHGAYFAPPVDVRTGDYEDCWDADVVVVTAGASQQDGETRLDLLERNADIFEEMIPAITEGMADDGVLLVVTNPVDVLTQLTWELSELPAEQVIGSGTTLDTSRFRHVLGERCDVDANHIHGYVVGEHGDSEVPLWSSTTVAGLPVDDYLAQHGEPFAEGEKADIAETVRNAAYEVIDRKGATNYAIALAATDIVEAVVRDEEVVLPVSTRMTGQYGLEDVFLSLPCVLDRGGVREVIEPTLSASERDALEESAAVLRESRAALEE, translated from the coding sequence ATGCCAGCCAACGACCACACGACCGTCGCCGTCGTCGGTGTCGGTGCGGTCGGGTCGACCACCGCGTTCTCACTCGTGACCCACGGCGTCGCCTCCGAGCTGATTCTCGTCGACGTCGACGAGGCACGTGCGACCGGCGAGGCGATGGATCTGAACCACGGCGCGTACTTCGCGCCGCCCGTCGACGTTCGGACGGGCGACTACGAGGACTGTTGGGACGCCGACGTCGTCGTCGTCACCGCCGGAGCGTCACAGCAAGACGGCGAGACGCGGCTCGATCTCCTCGAACGAAACGCCGACATCTTCGAAGAGATGATCCCCGCGATTACGGAGGGGATGGCCGACGACGGCGTGCTCCTCGTCGTCACCAACCCGGTCGACGTACTCACACAGCTGACGTGGGAGCTGTCGGAACTGCCGGCCGAGCAGGTCATCGGCTCGGGGACGACACTGGACACCTCGCGGTTCCGGCACGTCCTCGGCGAGCGGTGTGACGTCGACGCGAACCACATCCACGGCTACGTCGTCGGCGAACACGGTGACAGCGAGGTCCCACTGTGGAGTTCGACCACCGTCGCCGGGCTGCCGGTCGACGACTATCTCGCACAGCACGGCGAGCCGTTCGCCGAGGGCGAGAAGGCCGACATCGCCGAGACGGTCCGCAACGCGGCCTACGAAGTCATCGACCGGAAGGGCGCGACCAACTACGCCATCGCGCTCGCCGCGACCGACATCGTGGAGGCGGTCGTCCGCGACGAGGAGGTAGTGCTACCCGTGTCGACGCGCATGACCGGCCAGTACGGGCTCGAAGACGTCTTCTTGAGCCTGCCGTGCGTGCTCGACCGCGGCGGCGTGCGTGAAGTCATCGAGCCGACGCTGTCCGCGTCCGAGCGGGATGCACTGGAGGAGTCCGCGGCGGTGCTACGGGAGAGCCGGGCGGCACTGGAGGAGTAG
- a CDS encoding histidine kinase N-terminal 7TM domain-containing protein, with protein MRRDTEMGWQAIPYTLPLLLASGIALLTTVYVLGHRDRLDRKRTWAFVATSSAVVLWSTAYWFQLSSTTLAGKLFWNRFVWVGVTLMAVAWPVFVFTYAERHRWTGPAGILALGAVPLLTLLAVLTPQYRGLVATPDGLVTVSQGVMLAIEPGILFLVFLLYTYLVDLVTLGVLAYDAYSHHGVRRRQSTLLAVAGTIPLTGSLLSVAQLLPMPYLDLTPITFGVTILVVAYVLSRYQMLDVVPVARTQLIDEMTDGVIILDGDEQVADLNSTARTLFEDANRLVGQPAETALADYPTLLAHLTGTDSSEDLVVDCDGSRKYYDVTVTRLDEPSGATSGLVLSLRDITDRRQVEQRYRTIVEQASTIVALVDTDGSLQYATPSFERTLGYSPDALHGEPLFELVHPDDREAAREAFDATDGGGSTDWADVRVEHVDGSWHVFEAKSERLLDNPALDGVLWTAHDVTEHRQYEQRLQVLNRVLRHDVRNKMTAVQGFVSMAIDATDDDEVRGWLETAHRSGEKLLAASQKSRYVDAGLDREADLRPQRIADCVDAAVRTVTEERPDATVDLDVQDDAWADATNLLEVAIEQLVTNAVEHNDADDPTVTVSVATVADDPTDAVEIRIVDNGPGIPDYDRHIFQRGGESQLEHANGLGLWLVHWIVSAADGELHIDENDPRGSVVTVRLRRSTTAEGDHHPPTASEPSAMADQWRRP; from the coding sequence GTGAGGAGGGATACAGAGATGGGCTGGCAGGCGATTCCGTACACGCTCCCCTTGTTGCTTGCCAGCGGTATCGCCTTACTCACCACTGTCTACGTCTTGGGTCACCGCGACCGACTCGACCGGAAGCGGACGTGGGCGTTCGTGGCGACCTCCTCCGCCGTCGTCCTCTGGTCGACGGCCTACTGGTTCCAGCTCTCGTCGACGACGCTGGCGGGCAAGCTGTTCTGGAACCGCTTTGTCTGGGTCGGCGTCACGCTGATGGCGGTCGCGTGGCCGGTCTTCGTCTTCACCTACGCGGAACGACACCGTTGGACCGGGCCTGCCGGGATTCTCGCGCTCGGAGCGGTCCCGCTGCTGACGCTTCTCGCCGTCTTGACCCCCCAGTACCGCGGTCTCGTCGCCACGCCCGACGGACTCGTGACCGTCTCGCAGGGCGTCATGCTCGCTATCGAGCCGGGAATACTGTTCTTGGTCTTCCTGCTCTACACGTATCTCGTCGACCTCGTCACGCTGGGCGTGCTGGCGTACGACGCTTACAGCCACCACGGGGTCCGGCGGCGACAGAGCACGCTTCTGGCCGTCGCCGGAACGATTCCCCTGACCGGAAGCCTCCTCAGCGTCGCACAGCTGCTCCCGATGCCGTATCTCGACCTGACGCCGATCACGTTCGGCGTGACCATTCTGGTCGTCGCGTACGTGCTCTCTCGGTATCAGATGCTGGACGTCGTCCCCGTCGCCCGCACCCAGCTCATCGACGAGATGACGGACGGAGTCATCATCCTCGACGGCGACGAGCAGGTCGCCGACCTCAACTCGACCGCCCGAACCCTCTTCGAGGACGCGAACCGGCTCGTCGGCCAGCCCGCCGAGACGGCACTCGCGGACTACCCCACGCTGCTCGCTCACCTCACGGGGACCGACAGTTCCGAGGACCTCGTCGTCGACTGCGACGGGAGCCGGAAGTACTACGACGTCACCGTCACCCGGCTCGACGAGCCGTCAGGGGCAACGAGCGGTCTCGTTCTCAGCCTTCGCGACATCACCGACCGCCGCCAGGTCGAACAGCGCTACCGGACCATCGTCGAACAGGCGTCGACCATCGTCGCGCTCGTCGACACCGACGGCAGTCTGCAGTATGCGACGCCGTCGTTCGAGCGCACGCTCGGCTATTCGCCCGACGCGCTCCACGGGGAGCCGCTGTTCGAACTCGTTCACCCCGACGACCGCGAGGCGGCGCGTGAGGCGTTCGACGCCACCGACGGGGGCGGCTCCACCGATTGGGCCGACGTCCGCGTCGAACACGTCGACGGCTCGTGGCACGTCTTCGAGGCGAAGAGCGAACGGCTCCTCGACAATCCGGCTCTCGACGGCGTCCTCTGGACCGCCCACGACGTGACCGAACACCGCCAGTACGAACAGCGGCTCCAGGTGCTCAACCGCGTCCTCCGCCACGACGTCCGCAACAAGATGACCGCCGTCCAGGGCTTCGTGTCGATGGCCATCGACGCGACCGACGACGACGAGGTTCGAGGCTGGCTCGAGACGGCACACCGCTCCGGCGAGAAGCTCCTCGCTGCGAGTCAAAAATCCCGGTACGTCGACGCCGGACTCGACCGCGAGGCCGACCTCCGCCCCCAGCGGATCGCAGACTGTGTCGACGCCGCGGTTCGCACCGTCACCGAAGAGCGTCCGGACGCCACGGTCGACCTCGACGTGCAAGACGACGCGTGGGCGGACGCCACCAACCTGCTCGAAGTCGCCATCGAACAGCTGGTGACGAACGCCGTCGAACACAACGACGCCGACGACCCCACAGTGACTGTCTCGGTCGCGACCGTCGCGGACGACCCCACCGACGCCGTCGAGATACGCATCGTCGACAACGGTCCCGGCATCCCCGACTACGACAGGCACATCTTCCAGCGCGGCGGCGAGTCCCAACTGGAACACGCCAACGGTCTCGGACTGTGGCTGGTCCACTGGATCGTCTCCGCGGCCGACGGCGAACTCCACATCGACGAGAACGACCCACGCGGCAGCGTCGTCACGGTCCGGCTCCGGCGGTCGACGACGGCCGAGGGAGACCACCATCCGCCGACCGCGTCGGAGCCGTCGGCCATGGCCGACCAGTGGCGGCGACCCTAG
- a CDS encoding ABC transporter substrate-binding protein — protein MERDSQPTPTRRRLLAASAGLTAGGLLAGCAGQSPESTAESTSDGTTTAEPTTESTDTETTPEPGYTAELSPVGTVSLDEPPTDVFAHFPWFADMASALGHGESINNVWWDGTASTLDYFTAGFDDFDIPWRDKTGSYGFSKEQLYELDSDLHLVDPAWVTTQDNWDRSDIDEIADTLGPWLGNYYSNFNATPPETWADGYQYYTLWELFEQVAALYGERERYEALASVHDDLLGTVEEGLPAESERPTVAYLSVSTDLSAIYLLRLNAPGYFNAHTRPLGAVDAFGGEEWDGAFKQVDMEALLEADPDAILALWTVTDAVDFEAMTQNLRDDPVGSELTAVQNDRVYAQGTRWQGPLMNLFQTEMTAKQLYPDEFGAWPGYENGDVYPEFESDEQLFDHGQVADIIAGEF, from the coding sequence ATGGAACGCGATTCGCAGCCGACACCGACGCGCAGACGACTTCTGGCAGCCAGCGCGGGTCTCACCGCTGGCGGGCTGCTCGCTGGCTGTGCGGGCCAGTCGCCGGAGTCGACAGCCGAGTCGACATCGGACGGGACGACGACTGCCGAGCCGACGACCGAGTCGACCGATACCGAGACGACACCGGAACCGGGCTACACGGCGGAGCTGTCGCCGGTCGGAACCGTGAGCCTCGACGAGCCGCCGACGGACGTCTTCGCGCATTTCCCGTGGTTCGCGGACATGGCGAGCGCGCTCGGCCACGGCGAGAGCATCAACAACGTCTGGTGGGACGGGACCGCCTCGACGCTGGACTACTTCACGGCCGGATTCGACGACTTCGACATCCCCTGGCGCGACAAGACGGGGTCGTACGGCTTCTCGAAGGAGCAGCTGTACGAACTCGATAGCGACCTCCATCTCGTCGACCCGGCGTGGGTGACGACGCAGGACAACTGGGACCGCTCCGACATCGACGAGATCGCGGACACTCTCGGCCCGTGGCTCGGCAACTACTACAGCAACTTCAACGCGACGCCGCCCGAGACGTGGGCCGACGGCTACCAGTATTACACGCTCTGGGAACTGTTCGAGCAGGTCGCCGCGCTGTACGGCGAGCGAGAACGGTACGAGGCACTCGCGTCGGTCCACGACGACCTCCTCGGGACGGTCGAGGAGGGACTCCCCGCGGAGTCCGAGCGGCCGACCGTGGCCTATCTCTCGGTCTCGACGGATCTCTCGGCCATCTATCTGCTCCGGCTGAACGCCCCCGGCTACTTCAACGCCCACACCCGACCGCTCGGCGCGGTCGACGCCTTCGGCGGCGAGGAGTGGGACGGTGCGTTCAAACAGGTCGACATGGAGGCACTGCTGGAGGCCGACCCGGACGCCATCCTCGCGCTGTGGACGGTCACGGACGCCGTCGACTTCGAGGCGATGACGCAGAACCTCCGCGACGACCCCGTCGGGAGCGAGCTCACCGCCGTCCAAAACGACCGCGTGTACGCTCAGGGAACGCGCTGGCAGGGACCGCTGATGAACCTCTTTCAGACCGAGATGACGGCGAAGCAGCTCTATCCCGACGAGTTCGGCGCGTGGCCGGGCTACGAGAACGGCGACGTCTATCCCGAGTTCGAGTCCGACGAGCAGCTGTTCGACCACGGGCAGGTCGCGGACATCATCGCGGGAGAGTTCTGA
- the wecB gene encoding non-hydrolyzing UDP-N-acetylglucosamine 2-epimerase has translation MKILSVVGARPQFIKAFPVSDALRREHEEVLVHTGQHYDAELSDVFFTELGIPEPDYNLGVGSGGHAAQTAEMLVRLDEVVEAEAPDLVLVYGDTNSTLAAALVAAKRDPALAHVEAGLRSGNWSMPEEVNRVLTDHCSDFLFAPAESAAETLRREGITSGVHVTGDVGFDAILRVRDRAVEGSTVLDRLELDAGEYVLATVHRAGNTDDPARLAAVIDGLAESPLPVVLPLHPRTEAALKTHGLWDRATDALHVVDPVGYLDFVCLLDGAERVATDSGGVQKEALYLDRRCVTLREETEWVETVEAGWNVLVGADADAIARALRDDEPLPPKPSLYGDGHAAERIAEALRG, from the coding sequence ATGAAGATCCTCTCCGTCGTCGGTGCGCGGCCGCAGTTCATCAAGGCGTTCCCCGTCTCGGACGCCCTCCGTCGCGAACACGAGGAGGTGCTCGTCCACACGGGACAACACTACGACGCCGAGCTGTCGGACGTCTTCTTCACCGAACTCGGGATTCCGGAACCGGACTACAACCTCGGCGTCGGCTCCGGCGGCCACGCGGCACAGACCGCCGAGATGCTGGTCCGGCTGGACGAGGTCGTCGAGGCCGAGGCTCCGGATCTCGTGCTCGTCTACGGCGACACGAACTCGACGCTCGCGGCCGCGCTCGTCGCCGCCAAGCGCGACCCCGCGTTGGCGCACGTCGAGGCCGGTCTCCGCAGCGGCAACTGGTCGATGCCCGAGGAGGTCAACAGAGTCCTGACCGACCACTGCTCGGACTTCCTCTTTGCACCCGCCGAGAGCGCGGCCGAGACCCTCCGCAGGGAAGGAATCACGTCGGGCGTCCACGTCACGGGCGACGTCGGCTTCGACGCAATCCTGCGGGTCCGCGACCGGGCGGTCGAGGGGTCGACGGTGCTGGACCGCCTCGAACTCGATGCGGGCGAGTACGTGCTGGCGACGGTCCACCGCGCGGGCAACACCGACGACCCGGCCCGGCTGGCCGCCGTCATCGACGGGCTCGCCGAGTCGCCGCTGCCGGTCGTCCTGCCGCTCCATCCGCGGACCGAAGCCGCGTTGAAGACCCACGGGCTGTGGGACCGCGCGACCGACGCGCTCCACGTCGTCGACCCGGTGGGCTATCTCGACTTCGTCTGCCTGCTCGACGGAGCCGAGCGCGTCGCTACCGACTCCGGGGGCGTCCAGAAGGAGGCACTCTATCTCGACCGCCGGTGCGTGACGCTCCGAGAGGAGACCGAATGGGTCGAGACGGTCGAGGCTGGCTGGAACGTCCTCGTCGGTGCCGACGCCGACGCCATCGCACGGGCACTCCGCGACGACGAGCCGCTCCCGCCGAAGCCGTCGCTGTACGGCGACGGCCACGCCGCGGAGCGGATCGCGGAGGCACTTCGCGGGTAG